In Scytonema millei VB511283, a single window of DNA contains:
- a CDS encoding sodium/proline symporter, with protein MSDRIFIAATFIVFLALIIGVGIYSSTHKKNTTADYILASRGVSPWLTALSAMSTGQSGLLFLGQVGFAYTAGISAIWLVIGWAIGDYLAWLLFFKRLRKRSEETASDTVSDFLAQNTSGARWISIVSGIIIVAFLGAYAASQLVAGSKALNVVFGWDYRLGIILGAVIVVIYCFSGGVRAEIWTDAVQGIIMIGSLLLLLSVAITDCGGFGQLWTRLGAIDAKLINLSPSNLPLGFLPFFIGWIVAGFGVVGQPHILVRAMAIDSPDNVNRALNIKTLASLTTSFSSITIGLAARVLLPDLISGGDPELALPYLAEELLPAGFVGLMLAGVFAATMSTADSQILCCSAALTQDIAPQFANSYRIVKLGTLTVTAIVLSIALVGDDNVFLLITFSWSALASGLGPLLLLRVGQLPVSTPVALSMMAVGIVTAISWNLVFKLSSVVYEVLPGMIAGSLVYVIARLLASKSRFNQHR; from the coding sequence ATGAGCGATCGCATATTTATTGCAGCTACTTTCATTGTTTTTCTAGCTCTGATTATTGGCGTTGGCATCTACTCGTCAACTCATAAGAAAAATACAACTGCTGACTACATCCTCGCTAGTCGCGGGGTAAGTCCTTGGCTGACGGCACTTTCTGCCATGTCAACGGGTCAGAGTGGTTTGTTATTTCTCGGTCAAGTTGGCTTTGCCTACACAGCTGGAATTTCTGCGATTTGGTTAGTTATTGGTTGGGCAATTGGAGACTATCTCGCTTGGTTGTTATTTTTCAAACGTTTAAGAAAAAGATCTGAAGAAACAGCATCGGATACTGTTTCTGATTTCTTAGCGCAAAACACTTCCGGCGCTCGTTGGATCTCGATTGTCTCAGGCATAATTATTGTGGCTTTTCTCGGTGCGTATGCAGCATCGCAACTCGTAGCAGGTAGCAAAGCACTGAATGTCGTCTTCGGCTGGGATTATCGTCTAGGAATTATTCTCGGAGCAGTAATAGTTGTTATCTACTGTTTTTCTGGCGGCGTGCGTGCGGAGATTTGGACGGATGCAGTCCAAGGGATAATTATGATTGGTTCGTTGCTGCTACTACTATCCGTAGCAATTACAGACTGTGGTGGATTTGGGCAACTTTGGACAAGATTGGGCGCAATTGATGCAAAACTAATTAATTTGAGTCCATCTAATCTACCATTGGGCTTTTTGCCCTTTTTTATTGGTTGGATTGTGGCTGGATTTGGTGTAGTCGGTCAACCGCATATTTTAGTCCGAGCGATGGCAATTGACTCGCCCGATAATGTCAATAGGGCGCTGAATATCAAAACCCTGGCTAGTTTAACCACATCTTTTTCTTCCATTACCATCGGCTTAGCAGCACGGGTGTTGTTACCCGACTTGATATCAGGTGGCGATCCTGAGTTAGCATTGCCGTATTTAGCAGAAGAATTGCTACCTGCTGGCTTTGTCGGACTGATGCTAGCCGGAGTTTTTGCTGCTACTATGTCTACTGCCGATTCTCAAATTCTGTGCTGTTCGGCGGCGTTGACTCAAGACATCGCGCCTCAATTTGCTAATTCCTATCGAATTGTCAAGTTAGGCACTTTAACTGTCACTGCGATCGTTTTGAGTATTGCTTTAGTAGGCGATGATAACGTGTTTCTCTTAATTACATTTTCTTGGTCGGCTTTAGCTTCGGGTTTAGGTCCACTGTTACTATTGCGAGTTGGGCAATTGCCCGTCAGTACGCCTGTAGCACTATCAATGATGGCTGTCGGAATTGTCACCGCTATTAGTTGGAACCTGGTATTTAAGTTATCTTCTGTAGTTTACGAAGTCCTACCAGGAATGATTGCAGGTAGCTTAGTCTATGTCATAGCGCGATTGCTGGCTTCTAAGTCTAGATTTAACCAGCATAGATGA
- the gatC gene encoding Asp-tRNA(Asn)/Glu-tRNA(Gln) amidotransferase subunit GatC produces the protein MLDKEQVHKVAHLARLALTPEEEEQFTTQLSSILDYFEQLSELDVTDVPPTMRAIDASNITRADKLEPYSDRQAILESAPEQDGEFFKVPKILNEG, from the coding sequence ATGCTCGACAAAGAACAAGTTCATAAAGTTGCCCATCTCGCACGCCTAGCACTCACTCCCGAAGAGGAGGAACAATTTACCACTCAATTGAGTAGTATTCTAGATTATTTCGAGCAGTTGAGCGAACTTGACGTAACTGACGTACCTCCAACCATGAGGGCAATTGATGCTAGTAACATCACCCGCGCGGATAAACTAGAACCATATAGCGATCGCCAAGCTATACTCGAAAGCGCTCCAGAACAGGATGGGGAATTTTTCAAAGTTCCCAAGATCCTCAACGAAGGCTAA
- a CDS encoding photosystem I assembly protein Ycf3 gives MPRSQRNDNFVDKTFTVMADIILKILPTNKKAKEAFVYYRDGMSAQGAGEYAEALDNYRQALELEEDPYDRSYVLYNMGLIYTNNGEHEIALEYYEKALECYPNMTQALNNMAVIYHFQGEKAKEEGDSDRADSLFDLAADYWKRAIQIDPNNYLEAQNWLKTTGRLSKDIYF, from the coding sequence ATGCCAAGAAGCCAGCGTAATGACAACTTTGTAGATAAAACATTTACCGTCATGGCAGATATCATTCTGAAGATTCTGCCTACCAATAAAAAAGCTAAAGAAGCTTTTGTCTATTACCGCGATGGTATGTCTGCTCAGGGGGCTGGAGAGTATGCCGAAGCTTTAGACAACTACAGACAGGCTTTGGAACTAGAAGAAGATCCCTACGATCGCAGCTACGTTCTCTACAACATGGGATTAATTTATACAAATAATGGCGAACACGAGATAGCTTTGGAGTACTACGAAAAGGCACTCGAATGTTACCCCAACATGACGCAAGCCTTGAATAACATGGCTGTGATCTATCACTTCCAAGGGGAAAAAGCCAAAGAAGAAGGAGATAGCGATCGCGCCGATAGTTTATTCGATCTCGCCGCTGACTACTGGAAACGCGCTATCCAAATAGATCCCAACAACTATCTCGAAGCGCAAAACTGGCTCAAAACCACCGGACGTTTATCAAAAGATATTTACTTTTAA
- a CDS encoding sulfite exporter TauE/SafE family protein, protein MTVLLLAVSSFIAWVISSLAGGGSPFIIIPMVNFLLETPAIPPVVTTGMLLGNLQRVFVFWRDIDWRLTWWYLPGAVTGAILGAIAFTQTHLEWIQTLLGLFLVSSAFSLFVGESKPSFQVSGWVFLPAGFIHAFLSGLLGSIGPILNPLYLNYGLFKEKMIGTKSAHVLVVHIAKMCTYASLGAFTQSYLWYGLVIGMAAIPANWIGQQILQKMSDEQFHKFVTVLITISGLSMLWNQRRFFAVLLQ, encoded by the coding sequence ATGACGGTTCTCCTGTTGGCAGTGTCGAGCTTTATTGCTTGGGTTATTAGTAGCTTAGCTGGTGGGGGAAGTCCGTTTATTATTATTCCGATGGTAAACTTCCTGCTGGAAACGCCAGCTATTCCGCCAGTCGTGACCACAGGAATGTTATTGGGGAACTTACAGCGAGTTTTTGTTTTTTGGCGAGATATAGATTGGCGGCTAACTTGGTGGTATTTGCCTGGTGCAGTGACAGGGGCGATTTTGGGTGCGATCGCGTTTACTCAAACCCATCTAGAGTGGATTCAAACTCTGCTAGGGCTATTTTTAGTGAGTTCTGCTTTTAGTTTGTTTGTGGGCGAGAGCAAACCATCTTTTCAAGTCTCGGGTTGGGTTTTCTTGCCTGCTGGTTTTATTCACGCTTTTCTCTCTGGCTTACTCGGTAGTATTGGTCCAATCTTAAATCCATTGTATTTAAATTACGGTTTATTTAAAGAAAAAATGATCGGCACGAAATCCGCCCACGTTTTAGTAGTACATATAGCCAAAATGTGTACCTATGCTAGCTTGGGAGCATTTACACAATCGTATCTCTGGTATGGATTAGTCATTGGGATGGCAGCAATTCCGGCGAACTGGATAGGACAGCAAATTTTACAGAAAATGAGCGACGAGCAGTTTCACAAGTTTGTAACTGTACTGATAACTATTAGCGGTTTATCAATGTTGTGGAATCAAAGAAGATTTTTTGCTGTTTTATTGCAATGA